In Bdellovibrionales bacterium, the following proteins share a genomic window:
- a CDS encoding Crp/Fnr family transcriptional regulator, translating into MKTREIKSNSENCRNCPVWKQSLFSSLSNEVLDDLSQFKASEIHKKGEHFFEKGEAADYIRCMRSGSAKVSLAPAISKSQSIVRIAGPGEVLGYRCVFSSSTFRGTTTALSESVSCRISTSTIIRLIEIDSKFSLEILRRMGLEIARAEQHLQSFCQKSVRERLAEALLILKDKFGEETPHGWRISLQMTRTDLSNWIGAAKETIIRCLKDFTDEGLIKKKSRSLYLKDLSALTEISGAPTEG; encoded by the coding sequence TTGAAAACTCGAGAGATTAAATCTAATTCTGAGAATTGCAGAAACTGTCCTGTCTGGAAGCAGAGCCTGTTTTCATCTCTCAGCAATGAAGTCTTAGACGATCTCTCTCAGTTCAAGGCTTCTGAAATCCATAAAAAAGGAGAGCATTTTTTTGAAAAGGGGGAAGCAGCAGATTACATCCGCTGTATGCGAAGCGGGAGTGCGAAAGTGAGTCTTGCTCCTGCCATTTCAAAGTCACAAAGTATCGTGAGAATAGCAGGGCCGGGAGAAGTTCTTGGCTACAGATGTGTCTTTTCATCGTCCACTTTTCGAGGAACAACAACAGCTCTCAGCGAATCAGTTTCCTGTCGCATCAGCACAAGCACCATCATTAGGCTTATCGAAATAGATTCAAAATTCTCCCTTGAAATTCTGCGCAGAATGGGATTGGAAATCGCAAGAGCTGAACAGCATCTTCAATCCTTTTGCCAAAAAAGTGTTCGAGAGCGTCTAGCTGAGGCCCTCTTGATCTTAAAGGACAAATTTGGTGAAGAAACTCCACATGGATGGCGAATCAGTCTTCAAATGACCAGAACTGACCTCTCCAACTGGATAGGAGCCGCCAAGGAAACTATCATTCGATGCCTCAAGGATTTTACTGATGAAGGTTTGATCAAAAAGAAAAGCCGCTCGCTTTACCTCAAGGACCTCTCTGCACTGACCGAAATCAGCGGAGCTCCAACGGAGGGCTGA
- a CDS encoding rubrerythrin yields the protein MMQKVADLELESSQTFENLKKAFYDEASLAFRYRFFSVVADFEGMDQYSALFKEFAEGGVQTVHGCLDFLRIVGDPSADVPIGSTQKNVEAVLQTEIRHFSEQYREMARVAREEGFTDVASWFDTLEKLKRSRVSKIKRASHE from the coding sequence ATGATGCAAAAAGTGGCGGATCTAGAATTAGAGAGCAGTCAGACTTTTGAAAATTTGAAAAAGGCATTTTACGACGAAGCGAGTTTGGCCTTTCGTTATCGCTTTTTTTCAGTTGTGGCTGATTTTGAGGGAATGGATCAGTACTCGGCTCTATTCAAGGAATTTGCCGAAGGAGGCGTGCAGACGGTGCACGGATGTCTGGATTTTCTGCGTATCGTTGGTGATCCATCAGCAGATGTTCCGATTGGAAGCACCCAAAAAAATGTGGAGGCAGTTTTGCAAACTGAAATCCGGCACTTCTCTGAACAGTATCGGGAAATGGCGAGAGTCGCTCGTGAGGAGGGCTTTACGGACGTCGCAAGCTGGTTTGATACCCTTGAAAAGCTGAAGCGCTCACGCGTATCAAAAATAAAGAGAGCCAGTCATGAATAG
- a CDS encoding sulfotransferase has protein sequence MIQNPVFIIGTERSGSNLLRLILNAHPHIAIPHPPHLMRDVSPILHLYGDLSDSNRFKILIGDVVEIVSHHFAPWPIEIDRESVFREAPSRSLYGIYAALYEQYRVHSGKRRWGCKSTFMYQHIAEILAHHSEPRFLHLVRDPRDVAASAGRSVFSKFHPYKEAKLWATEQGCIETWSHLRSQGTLLRIHYENLTKNPKTELIRIMNFLGEDWTEEQLLYFNGSEATSLSELMVSWRNVASPIQSPRVGRYKSELQMDAVSGVEAVAGELMLKYGYELTSQPGRSTFNFFQLVLIEMNERYRKIKAEIISMTEDRNFYLRWRKLLFIE, from the coding sequence ATGATCCAGAACCCAGTTTTTATCATCGGAACTGAGAGGTCGGGGTCGAATCTTCTAAGGCTTATCCTCAACGCTCATCCTCATATAGCAATCCCCCATCCTCCGCATTTGATGAGGGACGTTTCTCCAATCCTGCATTTGTATGGCGATCTCTCTGATAGCAACAGATTCAAAATATTGATCGGCGACGTGGTCGAAATAGTCAGTCATCACTTTGCACCTTGGCCAATAGAAATAGATAGGGAATCTGTTTTTCGAGAAGCACCAAGTCGTTCACTCTATGGCATTTATGCAGCCCTCTATGAGCAATATCGCGTACATAGTGGAAAGCGAAGGTGGGGTTGTAAGAGCACCTTTATGTACCAGCATATTGCCGAGATTTTAGCTCATCATTCCGAACCGCGTTTTCTCCATTTGGTTCGCGATCCACGTGACGTAGCTGCCTCAGCTGGCCGTTCAGTGTTTTCGAAATTTCATCCTTACAAGGAAGCCAAATTGTGGGCCACAGAACAGGGGTGTATTGAAACTTGGTCACACTTGCGTTCTCAAGGAACTCTTTTGCGAATTCATTACGAGAATTTGACAAAAAATCCGAAGACTGAATTGATCAGGATAATGAATTTTTTGGGAGAAGATTGGACAGAGGAGCAGCTTCTTTACTTCAATGGAAGCGAAGCCACCTCTCTTTCAGAACTCATGGTTTCATGGAGGAATGTCGCAAGTCCCATTCAGTCGCCGAGAGTAGGGCGTTACAAAAGTGAGTTGCAAATGGATGCGGTTTCTGGTGTGGAAGCAGTAGCCGGGGAGTTGATGCTGAAATACGGTTACGAGCTGACATCTCAGCCCGGCAGATCGACTTTCAACTTTTTCCAACTGGTTTTGATTGAGATGAATGAACGGTACAGGAAAATCAAAGCGGAGATCATTTCTATGACTGAAGATCGAAATTTTTATCTCCGCTGGCGCAAACTTCTGTTCATTGAATAG
- the cysC gene encoding adenylyl-sulfate kinase — protein MSTRIALVGHVDHGKSTLIGRILSDTAQAREERQEKVMSFCQSRGKKFEYAFLIDALEEEQSQGITIDTTEVNWIYQNRDFVFIDTPGHREFLKKMVGGASSVDAAILIVDAVEGPKDSFQRQLMILELLGVKQLIVTVNKMDMVSWNENIWTKLEKDIRSQINQSFLSVSILPIAAWHGANLVSRSVEMPWYLGPTLSEVLMATHSLCANEKGPTRFYIQDVYQLDEKQVYVGRLESGTLCVGDDLQFLPGHSRGRVKTIEAYEENRLDARSGDAVGFTLEEALPLVRGTLAYAENDPPKSLMKITADIFWLDSVPLQVGDRLNIRSGPQSSFATISRIDREIDGDTFSERKAVQSLGLFGRVQFNFETPWNFDFFEQCEPTGRFVTAREGKVLGGGRWVQNRPAFFERSDAAVMGQSRVEQHKGRVLWFTGLSGSGKTTIAKALEKRLLQCGVRSIVLDGDRIREGLCRDLGFSLEDRSENLRRVAEVARLMAEVGLVVISAFISPLADQRRVAKDIIGDDLYSEIFIDCPLEICESRDPKGLYAKARNGQLEEFTGISSVFEKPGCPDVKLSTNHSTIETAVDELLLHVFDRVGIKQILSKRGNL, from the coding sequence GTGAGTACTCGGATTGCACTTGTTGGTCATGTAGATCATGGCAAGAGTACGCTGATTGGGCGAATCTTATCCGATACGGCTCAAGCGCGAGAGGAACGCCAAGAGAAAGTCATGAGCTTTTGCCAAAGCAGAGGGAAAAAATTTGAGTATGCATTTTTGATTGATGCACTTGAGGAAGAGCAATCTCAGGGCATCACAATTGATACAACAGAGGTCAATTGGATTTATCAAAATAGAGACTTTGTTTTCATCGACACTCCAGGACATCGGGAATTTTTGAAGAAAATGGTGGGTGGGGCCTCAAGCGTCGATGCTGCAATTCTGATTGTGGATGCTGTTGAGGGACCAAAAGACAGCTTCCAGAGGCAACTGATGATTTTGGAATTGCTCGGTGTGAAGCAGCTTATTGTCACTGTCAATAAGATGGACATGGTTTCTTGGAACGAAAATATTTGGACCAAACTCGAAAAGGATATTCGTTCTCAAATCAACCAATCTTTTTTGTCCGTATCGATCCTTCCGATCGCAGCCTGGCATGGTGCCAATCTGGTTAGTCGCTCTGTCGAAATGCCATGGTACTTGGGTCCAACGTTATCCGAAGTTTTAATGGCGACTCATTCTTTGTGCGCAAACGAGAAAGGGCCAACTCGCTTTTATATTCAGGACGTTTACCAATTAGACGAAAAACAAGTTTACGTAGGTCGTCTGGAGTCTGGCACTCTTTGTGTTGGAGACGATTTGCAGTTTCTTCCTGGTCATTCTCGAGGCCGGGTAAAAACAATAGAGGCCTATGAAGAAAATCGTTTGGACGCCAGATCCGGAGACGCTGTCGGATTTACACTTGAGGAAGCTCTGCCCTTGGTAAGAGGTACCTTAGCTTATGCAGAAAATGATCCACCAAAGAGTTTAATGAAAATTACCGCAGATATTTTCTGGTTGGATAGTGTTCCGCTCCAGGTAGGTGATCGATTAAATATCAGATCCGGTCCTCAAAGTTCCTTTGCGACGATTAGCCGAATAGATCGTGAAATTGACGGAGACACTTTTTCTGAACGTAAGGCGGTCCAGTCACTTGGATTATTTGGGAGGGTTCAATTCAATTTTGAAACTCCATGGAATTTTGACTTTTTTGAACAATGTGAACCAACTGGACGATTTGTGACGGCTCGCGAAGGCAAGGTACTGGGAGGCGGGCGATGGGTTCAAAACCGCCCGGCATTCTTTGAACGGTCGGATGCGGCTGTGATGGGTCAGTCACGTGTTGAACAGCACAAAGGGAGGGTTCTGTGGTTCACCGGATTGTCAGGTTCGGGAAAAACAACTATAGCGAAGGCTTTGGAAAAGAGGCTTCTTCAATGTGGAGTGCGGTCGATCGTTCTTGATGGTGATCGCATTCGAGAGGGGCTCTGCAGGGATCTCGGCTTTTCCCTTGAGGATCGAAGTGAAAATCTGAGAAGGGTGGCTGAAGTGGCTCGCTTAATGGCGGAAGTGGGTCTTGTTGTCATTTCCGCTTTTATCTCTCCACTCGCAGATCAGAGAAGAGTAGCCAAAGACATCATTGGAGATGATCTTTACAGTGAGATCTTTATCGATTGTCCTCTTGAGATTTGTGAATCACGAGATCCGAAGGGACTCTACGCCAAGGCACGGAATGGTCAGTTGGAAGAATTTACGGGAATCAGCTCAGTTTTTGAGAAGCCCGGTTGTCCTGATGTCAAATTATCGACCAATCATTCGACGATAGAAACGGCTGTTGATGAGTTGCTTCTGCATGTATTTGATCGTGTCGGAATAAAGCAAATCCTATCTAAAAGGGGGAACCTATGA
- a CDS encoding methyltransferase domain-containing protein codes for MKIHGPVKTDTDETLNRLRKLPLPHEARRESSLRFGLIVPPSPFVMPYGWEWAHYAPFEGPSMVAALIKGLGYGFTLLDQREIYDPEDLRAKVGDFDIVGISTFGDSFNYLKRACEVIKEARPDIKIILGGPLISSHPLFIMQHLVADYAVVGEGELTLTEFMDCYTRNRFAKPIEKINGLVWRDPSGNLVKNAARDQIRDQDALPYQDFSVWDRFKDGIIPEIFLSYSRGCIANCTFCYRAFPKLNVKSVERVRQEIEYYKDLYKFRFAWWSDLTYITDIEYTEKLVDGAWKYHDFRSVIFSRVTGIDVPILKKLKDHGLDLVLYGMESVSKATLADYHKGISKNAIVDCIHINREAGVKVGGLFIIGAPTDTKETMNEMIDFCGEFKEVTRVKYLSAIPGTQNYFRFVKDGIIKDELAHLDWLSRERSIEEDIEQPGFIKFTPYLTHDELRDVYRKVNGVIEKRPYDYRNPLNIYLPKPDAKFFKRPVYLENSMLGSGVKIYDGDVRMRDLKAVELHSIEETKRLYETSLLQNGTAKEHFRERSQRYSASSSWVSDQKLLDEIFDASGVKGDEVLLDIATGTGLVAKQFKGKVKEVIGLDVSEEMTSQATSHVNRLVISSVEKIPFPEASIDVAVCRQGLQFVDMDQAISEVYRVLKPGGRVVFCHLCAYGLEDRADAFRIQALRNVARVNFFVPGDLESVLETHGLVVKNTHQYLSRESVNQWIDHGASTQEQRDEIKKTYRDSTTQFKKLHDLQFVGDDILDTMMFLTVVAEKPSLSV; via the coding sequence ATGAAAATCCATGGTCCAGTAAAAACTGATACCGATGAAACTCTCAATAGGTTAAGAAAATTGCCCCTGCCGCACGAAGCAAGGAGGGAGAGTTCCTTGCGATTCGGATTGATTGTGCCACCTTCTCCTTTTGTTATGCCCTATGGATGGGAGTGGGCTCACTATGCTCCCTTTGAGGGACCTTCGATGGTGGCAGCACTCATTAAGGGTCTGGGCTATGGTTTTACTCTTTTGGATCAGCGAGAGATCTATGACCCTGAGGACCTTCGCGCCAAGGTAGGTGATTTTGACATTGTCGGAATTTCTACTTTTGGGGACAGCTTTAATTATTTAAAGAGAGCCTGCGAGGTGATCAAGGAGGCAAGACCCGACATCAAAATTATTTTGGGAGGACCGCTGATCTCTTCCCACCCGCTTTTTATCATGCAACACCTGGTAGCCGATTATGCGGTTGTTGGCGAGGGAGAGCTGACTCTCACTGAATTTATGGACTGTTACACCAGAAATCGATTTGCAAAACCCATTGAAAAAATCAATGGCTTGGTTTGGCGAGATCCAAGCGGAAACCTTGTTAAGAACGCAGCCAGAGATCAAATACGTGACCAAGATGCTCTCCCTTATCAGGATTTTTCTGTTTGGGATCGTTTTAAAGATGGAATTATTCCTGAGATTTTTTTGAGCTATTCTCGTGGGTGCATTGCAAACTGTACATTTTGTTATCGAGCCTTTCCAAAGCTTAACGTTAAAAGTGTGGAGCGAGTTCGACAGGAAATTGAGTACTACAAAGACTTGTATAAATTTCGATTTGCCTGGTGGAGTGATCTTACTTACATCACTGACATTGAATACACAGAAAAATTAGTGGATGGAGCCTGGAAGTATCATGATTTTCGTTCTGTTATTTTTAGTCGAGTGACGGGGATTGATGTTCCCATTCTCAAGAAATTAAAGGACCATGGTTTGGATCTAGTTCTTTATGGGATGGAGTCTGTTTCCAAAGCGACTCTTGCCGACTATCACAAGGGCATCTCCAAAAATGCAATCGTAGATTGTATTCATATCAACCGTGAGGCGGGGGTCAAGGTTGGAGGTCTGTTCATTATAGGTGCTCCGACAGATACCAAAGAGACGATGAACGAAATGATTGATTTTTGCGGCGAGTTCAAGGAAGTGACCCGCGTGAAATACCTCTCAGCAATACCTGGAACACAAAACTATTTTAGATTTGTTAAGGATGGAATAATTAAGGATGAATTGGCTCACCTAGACTGGTTGTCTCGTGAAAGATCCATTGAAGAAGATATAGAACAGCCAGGATTTATTAAATTTACCCCTTATCTAACTCATGATGAACTAAGAGATGTCTACCGCAAGGTCAATGGAGTGATCGAAAAGCGCCCCTATGATTATAGAAATCCTCTCAATATTTATTTGCCAAAGCCCGACGCCAAATTTTTTAAGCGTCCCGTTTACCTTGAAAACTCAATGCTCGGTTCGGGAGTAAAAATTTATGACGGAGACGTGCGTATGAGAGATCTGAAAGCCGTCGAACTTCATTCGATTGAAGAGACAAAGCGACTCTATGAAACGAGTCTGCTGCAGAATGGAACGGCAAAGGAGCATTTTCGCGAGCGCTCTCAGCGCTATTCGGCTTCCTCCAGTTGGGTCAGCGATCAAAAGTTATTGGATGAAATCTTTGATGCAAGTGGTGTGAAAGGAGATGAGGTCCTTCTGGATATTGCGACAGGAACAGGCCTTGTGGCCAAACAGTTCAAGGGAAAAGTGAAGGAGGTCATTGGGCTCGATGTTTCTGAGGAAATGACAAGCCAAGCGACTTCTCATGTCAATCGTTTGGTGATTTCATCGGTTGAAAAGATTCCATTTCCAGAGGCCTCGATCGATGTGGCTGTCTGTCGACAAGGTCTCCAGTTTGTCGATATGGACCAGGCGATCTCCGAAGTTTATCGAGTTTTGAAGCCGGGGGGGAGGGTCGTGTTTTGTCATTTATGTGCCTACGGTCTTGAGGATCGAGCAGATGCTTTTCGTATTCAGGCCCTCAGAAATGTGGCCCGCGTGAATTTCTTTGTTCCTGGAGACCTTGAATCTGTTCTTGAAACCCATGGCTTAGTTGTCAAGAACACCCATCAATACCTGTCTCGGGAATCAGTCAACCAGTGGATTGATCATGGAGCGAGTACTCAGGAGCAACGGGATGAGATCAAAAAGACCTACCGTGATTCAACGACTCAGTTTAAGAAGCTTCATGATCTGCAATTTGTTGGTGACGATATTTTAGATACGATGATGTTTCTGACTGTGGTTGCTGAAAAACCAAGTTTGTCGGTATGA
- the cysD gene encoding sulfate adenylyltransferase subunit CysD, which yields MTSQTITQGFNDQKRLSQLENDSIYILREAYRTLKKPAMLWSMGKDSTVMLWLTRKAFFGKIPFPVCHIDTSFKIPEMIEFRNQMAADWGFDLRISSNKEALSEGMNPGKGKLECCTALKTNALKGFLRETGYRSIFAAIRRDEEGSRGKERIFSPRGEGSVWNYKEQPPELWNAYQTEVEAEVEMRVHPILQWSELDVWLYIREEGIPVLDLYYAKKGKRYRSVGCAPCTSQVVSEATSLDEIIEEIRTTKVGERVGRAQDQADRYAMQKLRAGGYM from the coding sequence ATGACGTCTCAAACGATCACTCAAGGGTTCAATGACCAAAAAAGACTTTCTCAATTGGAAAATGATTCGATTTATATCTTGCGTGAGGCCTATCGGACTTTGAAGAAGCCTGCCATGCTGTGGTCCATGGGCAAAGACTCCACCGTCATGCTCTGGCTCACTCGAAAAGCATTTTTTGGAAAAATTCCCTTTCCAGTTTGTCACATCGACACTTCTTTCAAAATTCCCGAAATGATTGAATTTCGAAACCAGATGGCCGCAGACTGGGGTTTTGATTTGAGAATCAGCTCAAATAAGGAAGCTTTGTCTGAAGGGATGAATCCAGGAAAAGGAAAGCTTGAGTGTTGCACAGCTCTCAAGACAAATGCTCTGAAAGGTTTTTTGAGAGAAACTGGTTACAGATCCATTTTTGCTGCAATTCGCCGCGACGAAGAGGGCTCGCGTGGAAAGGAGCGGATTTTCTCGCCTCGAGGTGAGGGATCTGTTTGGAACTACAAGGAACAACCTCCCGAATTATGGAACGCATACCAGACCGAAGTCGAGGCGGAGGTCGAGATGCGCGTTCACCCAATACTCCAGTGGTCAGAATTGGACGTTTGGCTGTATATTCGAGAGGAAGGCATTCCTGTCTTAGATTTATATTATGCAAAGAAGGGCAAGCGCTATCGGAGTGTTGGATGCGCCCCCTGCACAAGTCAGGTCGTATCAGAGGCGACGAGCCTTGATGAAATCATCGAAGAGATTCGTACGACCAAGGTTGGAGAGAGAGTCGGTCGCGCTCAAGATCAGGCCGATCGGTATGCCATGCAAAAATTGCGGGCTGGGGGGTACATGTGA